The following proteins are encoded in a genomic region of Mycoplasmopsis columbinasalis:
- a CDS encoding MYPU_1760 family metalloprotease yields MKKNNSKRWIIGSAVVGLVGITALVGYFAFKPNQTVITSAPQRNIIVEAPSEQVFDEKLERVFTPFEDTLELNTLPDPMTVSPSDFLKLDIETIRKDNLLSNQVEKLISSLNEQPEKWLAEQNFLENPNEYQLTYIDPLFGIKFVEYAYGIGVKTEFDVEQSQLKLVRAPRFTLGKNGLALLANHFLAKQSFGPEIAFLGTININNANQKQKKVLIEYFPESNSINVNMAAWSEKGFSLREKVQIAQEMLFSTYMKHWTNTYVSNLDYNQEFTALAADGRKHSTSKTDNYLSTFVNDFKTLLNFSDSSQTDFVIEELDGKEVFNNKEVNVANFIGKAKIKTSDLFILANSTNLTEVNKLREELKKIQNQNYIVGFLPYLKPNDLLPNTSSAPWYVESFYNEIQDGYSQTFLNFVYFYYLFSELVGREWRKYAFVPYYKWDETRGKSKIHGNYISETNFYGSFYKKNEPLLQFVPIRSAFAQDWFRTTSNLNLNDPKAHTVDRAFSNDIWLDLNSDQPSYLKFYKLFLNTMGYGKLITQIGSTTHQKFVENNELSKKYLKAIDKIKLANNYKKIIGFLPNLDYTGWVFVNGETKKVAKIKYLPFSNFNGLNKPATNLSNFEIMTPSSVLSELSNGQQTKKLAPYVTENFDLNLLTRTDTKMALWKDLNQNNLVEDNELIYDFAANFNSFAPTNPLPQRTILDSSNTFMNQLTPLQSVWTVKAIPNDQSTTYTLSWKNEKLTSN; encoded by the coding sequence ATGAAAAAAAATAATTCTAAACGATGAATAATTGGGAGCGCTGTTGTCGGTTTAGTCGGAATCACGGCTTTAGTAGGTTATTTCGCATTCAAACCTAATCAGACAGTTATTACTTCTGCGCCACAAAGAAACATAATAGTGGAAGCACCATCAGAACAAGTTTTTGATGAGAAACTCGAACGGGTTTTTACACCATTTGAAGATACACTTGAACTCAACACCTTGCCTGATCCTATGACTGTTTCGCCAAGTGATTTTTTAAAGCTAGACATAGAAACAATTAGAAAAGATAACTTGCTTTCTAATCAAGTAGAAAAACTAATTTCAAGCCTTAATGAGCAACCAGAAAAATGATTAGCAGAACAAAATTTTCTTGAGAATCCTAACGAATATCAATTAACTTATATTGATCCTCTTTTTGGAATTAAATTTGTTGAATATGCTTATGGCATAGGTGTAAAAACTGAATTTGATGTTGAGCAGTCGCAACTAAAACTTGTACGTGCACCAAGATTTACCCTTGGAAAAAATGGCTTAGCATTATTGGCAAATCACTTTTTAGCAAAACAAAGTTTTGGTCCCGAAATTGCCTTTCTAGGTACTATTAACATTAATAACGCTAACCAAAAACAAAAAAAGGTCTTGATTGAATATTTCCCTGAATCAAACAGTATTAATGTAAATATGGCAGCATGATCGGAAAAAGGGTTTTCTTTGCGCGAAAAAGTACAAATTGCTCAAGAAATGCTTTTTAGTACTTATATGAAACATTGAACAAACACTTATGTTTCAAATCTCGATTACAACCAAGAATTTACAGCGTTGGCTGCTGATGGGCGCAAACACAGTACTTCAAAAACAGATAATTATTTATCCACTTTTGTGAATGATTTTAAAACACTTTTAAATTTTAGCGATTCGAGCCAAACTGATTTTGTTATTGAAGAGCTTGATGGCAAAGAAGTATTTAATAACAAAGAAGTCAATGTCGCGAATTTCATTGGCAAAGCCAAGATAAAAACGAGCGATTTATTCATCTTAGCAAATTCTACCAACTTAACTGAAGTAAATAAACTTAGAGAAGAACTTAAGAAAATTCAAAATCAAAATTACATCGTAGGTTTTTTACCATATTTAAAGCCTAATGATCTTTTACCAAACACCTCGTCCGCTCCGTGATACGTTGAAAGTTTTTACAACGAAATTCAAGACGGTTATAGTCAAACGTTTTTAAATTTTGTTTATTTTTATTATTTATTTTCCGAATTAGTAGGTCGAGAGTGAAGGAAATATGCTTTCGTTCCCTATTACAAATGAGACGAAACTAGAGGCAAGAGCAAAATTCACGGCAATTACATTAGTGAAACAAATTTTTATGGTTCATTTTACAAAAAAAATGAACCATTGTTGCAGTTTGTTCCAATTCGCAGCGCTTTTGCCCAAGATTGGTTCAGAACTACTAGCAATTTAAATCTTAATGATCCAAAAGCCCACACAGTTGATAGAGCTTTCTCAAATGACATTTGGTTAGACCTTAATTCAGATCAACCTAGTTATTTAAAATTTTACAAATTATTCTTAAACACAATGGGATACGGAAAATTGATTACACAAATTGGTTCAACTACACATCAAAAATTTGTGGAAAATAATGAATTATCTAAGAAATATTTAAAAGCAATTGACAAAATTAAATTAGCCAATAATTACAAAAAAATAATTGGTTTTTTACCAAATTTAGATTACACAGGTTGAGTTTTTGTTAACGGTGAAACTAAAAAAGTTGCCAAAATCAAATATTTACCTTTTAGTAATTTTAACGGCTTAAACAAACCAGCCACTAATTTAAGTAATTTTGAAATTATGACGCCAAGTTCTGTTTTAAGTGAACTTAGTAATGGACAACAAACCAAAAAACTTGCGCCATATGTAACAGAAAATTTTGATCTTAATTTACTTACCCGCACTGATACCAAAATGGCCTTGTGAAAAGACCTAAACCAAAATAATTTAGTTGAAGACAACGAGTTAATTTATGACTTTGCCGCTAATTTCAATTCTTTTGCGCCAACTAATCCTTTGCCTCAGCGTACAATTTTGGATAGCAGCAATACTTTTATGAACCAGTTGACACCACTACAATCTGTTTGGACAGTAAAAGCTATTCCAAATGACCAGAGTACAACTTACACTTTAAGCTGAAAAAATGAGAAATTAACTTCAAATTAA
- the rpmF gene encoding 50S ribosomal protein L32, whose amino-acid sequence MAIVPKRKTSKQRKRKRRTHDSLPVQNLISCKQCSQMIQQHTVCYSCGYYKGEKVEGYKSLDARSQSE is encoded by the coding sequence ATGGCTATAGTTCCAAAACGTAAGACATCTAAGCAACGTAAACGTAAAAGACGTACACACGATAGCTTACCAGTACAAAACTTAATCTCATGTAAACAATGTTCACAAATGATTCAACAACACACTGTTTGCTACTCATGTGGATATTACAAGGGTGAAAAAGTTGAAGGGTACAAAAGTCTTGATGCACGTTCACAAAGTGAATAA